The DNA sequence AACCTGCCAGGAGGATATATAAAATAGGGCATTTCCCTGCCAGAACAACAGAGCATACAGGAGCTCTCATTAAATCATTAAAGCAGGGCATGCTGCCAAACTGCCCATAGCTCTTTCAGAAATCAGGCCCCACCTTGCAGGCGATTCCAGAAACATGCCGTCTCTGACGGAGTCAGCCCCATCTTGTTCTTTTCCTCCCAGCCCTGTCTGTGTATCTGTCAGGGCACAGTACCTGCGGTGAAAATCTGTGCAGCTACTGCCAGAAAGGCGTCCGTGACCACCGTTTCCGAGTGCAGTGAGATGTTCAGTTGGCGGGCGATATTCCGGTAGACGTTGGGGCGGATGTACTCCAGCTCATCCCCTGGAAACCAACAGTTGGGAGTCAACACGCAGAACATCATGCGCTGCTCTAACCATGCAGGAATGGCAGCTGGGGCCACCCCATGTGCCCTTCCAGCCACAGAGACTTATCCCCACCTccgctttatttttaaaaggcaacaaGAGCGCATACGGTAATTTAGATGTAACTCCCCTGGCACCTGCTCTCTTGTTTCCTAATAGCCCTTGTGCCCAGGACTTCTgaagggaaaggggacaggcaggggaccTGGACTGTTGGTCTGGCTGCAGTAATCTCTGATACAGATTACGTTCCCAGGCCAGTTGCAGAAGTCAGAGTCTAGCCAGTGCCTGCCTTTAGTCCACAAGAGACTGGCCTGAGATAAATAAAGTCACCTCAGTCTTTATCATAAGTGAAAAGCGGGCATGTGCATCTATGCATGCTTTAGTGAGATTCAACTGCTTTCAACACCAAGATTTCtacaaaaaaaaccttaagatGTGAGACTCAAGCATCCTGCAGCCTGATGAAAGCCAAGAACCCACCCAGAGCTGCACAATATTGATGGAACAAAGACTATCGGTTCAGCTACTTCACACTAAAACAGGCTCAGAGCGAAGACCTGGAGTTCCTTCTCTCCTCCAAATGGTTAAATGCATGTTCATTTGCCTGGATGACTCCTCAGCAACAAGGTTCCTGACACACACCAACATGTGCTTTCACCTCCAGGTGGTTTTCTCCCCAGCTGGGAAACGGTTGGAGGTGTTAGGTTAGCTTGAAGACCAAGATGGAAATACCAAGGACAAGCAGAGAATCCCCTCCCCCTCTAGGTTTGTGCTCTGGAGCTTGGGCATCAGCAGGAAAGCTTTCCTCTTATAGCAAAACCAATAATTTTTGAGCAGTAACATTATTAAAGCCTGTTTTTCAGTGAATTTGTTTCTCTAGTGAGACTCCTTACAGGGCTTCACAGATATTTATTGAGGGCTGCGCACAGGCAAGAGATTTTCCTCTGTTGGGAACATAAATTAggtctttttcctttattaagtACTCGTTTTCGGAGGAGGATCTTCACTTCTGTCAGTTTGGCTAAAATAGATTCAAAGTTATCATGCAGATACATCCTCTGCACATACATCCTCTGAAACGTAGGGCTAAAATATCAGTGAGCAGTGCTGTAGGAGCACTGCAGAATTCCCACTGCATTGGATCAAGGCTCTTTGTACACGGAGGTCCCCACTTGCTCATTTAGATGGAAACTTCTCGTCCTTCTACTGCACGCGAGTGCTCTGGGACagccaggggaagaggagagctgtcaAAACATCTTTAGACCCCACTGCAAGACCCTGATGACTTGCCCCAGTCGGAGGGTGCCAGATCCTCCTGAAAATGTCATGTTATCATTTACATAGGAACCAAAAGGGAGGAGGTCATCCAAATCATGAGTTTGTTATAGAGCCGCTAGCTACTGAATCTTAAGCCTTTAAATTGGTCACTGGCACTCAGCGAAAAAAAATGGACAAACCTCAATTTTACAGAATTCCACAAATAAAGCGTTCTGGCCATTTGTACGTGCAGGATTGCACCACACAATCTGACTGCAAGAGGAAACCCTGCAGATGCATGGGCAGCCCTGATAAGAGGGAGCATTACTTACACTCCTCAACAGCTCTTCTCGCCCCACAGGAAACACAGGcttccccacaaaaaaaaaagggatagccTTGCCCTCGGTTAGCCGAGAAGGATGTATGGGAAGCAGGAGGGTGCTGCGATCAAGAGCTAGTAGCCTGCCACAGGCACAGCTTGTAACAAGCAGCACCTGAAGGCCTCAGATGAGATCAGGGCCCAGTTTTGGTTGGAGGCACACATGCCAGTAAAACAGGCCCTGCCCTGCAGCAATAGACAACGCAGACAAGAACAGAGTGGgaacaaaaaacacagcaaagaagCTCCAGGGTTACTCAGATTCCCTACCACGGAGGCCACAGGACTTTTCCAGCAGCACATGATCCTGGTGGCACCCTTCTGTCTCCGTGTTCAGGTGTCTCATTGCACACTGCAACATTTTGAGCGATTTGCgtgcttctcctccttcttccaccCATACTCACGGAGGGCAGCAGTGACAGTTTCCATATGCAGGAACTCAGTGCGGAGGTGAAAGAGCACTTGTCCAGGCCTTGGCCATAGGAGAGACAAGTTCAGATAAAATAGACCTATGGCCCATGTGGCAGGTTAGTCTGAGGTGTCTCATTTGGCCACACCATTAGGTTTTACCATCTCTGACTAGCTAATTCCACTAATTAGTGCCGAGCCTCGCTGGGCTGGAGGGCTCTCACTCCCCCAGGCCTCGCAATTGCATTTCCTGAGCCCAGGAACCCTTTAACCCCACCAGCCAGTTCACCACTGCCATGGCATACACAAGAGGACTAGGAAATACCCCCACTTCTCATCTCCCCAGGGTTCTCAGAAGAACCATCACGGGGCAAGAACTGGTTTGGCTTGTTGCACTGCTTTGTAAGACTACAGTTCCTGGCAGGTGACCGGATACCACATTGCCTTGTATTAGTTATGGCaacaacagggaaaagaaaggagcaaGCCATGTGGCAGGGGGTGGTTACGAACAAATGGGATGGAAATAACTCTCTGTTCTCATAGGAAGGACTGTTCCCTCTTCTTGTTGCACGGGTACCATGGTTCTCTCCAAACAGATTTGTTCAGAGAAGGAGCCAAGTGACTAGGACTATCAGCCAAATCTTTCCATCTGGACATGAATAAGTAACAGGAAAGTCATCCATAAGAGGCCTTCAGATCCAGGTTGCCACCTGCTTGCCCTTTAACATGCTCCTGGCCACCCGCAGAAGATCTGGTTGAAGGCAATCAAATCTCAGCCGCTAAGTCAGGTAGAGAAAAAATGGAGGGCCAAAGAGACAGTGTGAATGGCGGTGAGAttgagagaagaacagaaaacaaagaccAAAAAAGCCATGGGAAAccaaaataggagagaaaaaaaaagaaaaaaaaaaaaggagtcagcacaggggagaaaaggggaaaagaatgagaagtcagtcaaaagaaaaaaaaagctatgccttaaaaaaaaaaaaagaaatttgaaatttgAGATAACATCAAACAGAagtagaaagaaaggggaaagagtggGAAGATCAGCCTGGTCCTGAGCTGGTTAGGCCCAGTTCAGTATTGCCTCTACAGATTTATTTGAACTTTGGTGTAATTAAATTAGATGCAAATATTAATTGTCGTTTCCAAGTCAGACATGAACTAATATTCCAGCCTGCAGGCAAAAAGGGATGTTGGAATCAACCTCCAAGATTGAGGGCACTAGGATCCCAAAAGATAAATGGCTTTACTTGAGTACAGGGGAGGCtaggacctaaaaaaaaaaaaaaaggtaaaaaatttgAGGCAACTGTCAGCACCTAGAAGGTGCTCAGGGTACAAGCACAATTCCAGGCAATGTCATCACGCACCACTTGGGCCCAGCACACTCTACAGGACTCCTCAAAAActgctctctctgcagcagcatcttggcaATGAGAGTGGCTAGCTAAAGTTTGGGCACTGAATGGCAGCATGGGTCAGCCAATATCAGCCAGCTCCTCCGCACTTCCACATCCAAAGTATGCCCACTGCATAAGCCCCCCAGGTCCTGCCAAGGCAGTCTTCCAGGCATTTGTTAGGTATCATGACTGAACAAGTCACTGCCAGGCCTTTTCCGTTTGTGCCTAGATGGGCATCCTTTTCTTCCTGCACAAAAACACCTAGGTGATGTTAGCTTTATGCAAAGGTCCCTGTACTAAAGATCTGCCACATGTGTACGGCTACCCCAAGCACAGAAGATTTAACAGTTGCCTCAGTGACAAATGGGGCAATGAATGATTCAGGTAGGCAAAGACAGATTAAATACAGTGCACtcactgaaaaacagcttttacaaAATCTCTGGTACACGTGGTCTAAGCAGCTCCCTCCAAACTAAACATCCTTGCAGTCGGGCAAGCAACTAACTATGTGAGCAGCTGATGAAGCCAGAGTCTAGAGCTAGGAGTACTCTACCAGACACCAAATTGGGCTGTGTCACAGCAGCCAATTGACCTGTGTCTTGGAGAAAACACTGCAAGACCCGTTAAAACGCCAAGCTGAGAAAAACTATTGAATGAACTAAAACTCTTACACAGCTGGAGTCTTATGCAACTCCAAAAAAACCTTAGCttgttgttggttttttattGAGCAGTATCATGCCTTTAAGTTGTTGCAAGTCCTTGGAGAAAGAAGCTCTGCAGAATCACTGGGCTGAGCAACGCTCCAAGGGCCTACAAAGACACAGGTAAAGGAGTTGTTCAGGGAAGATCGCCAAGAATAAATTCAAATGCGTACAGCAGAGAACAAAAGTCTTGATCTCATCACAGGAAAAACCTCTTGGCACCTAACATTTGCAGAGATCATGGGGCCCTTCCTAGCCTGGTCTGAACTGCTCCAGATCAGACTCACAGTTCCTGTTCATACCCACAGGGACTTACCTAGTCGCAGCAGTATGGTGGACACCTCAGCCAGCTTACCACCAGGCACTGGTGCGTTGTACTCAGGTTTGCTCCAGCTGACACCTGCTCGAATCAGCCTGGAATTTATGTAGTCCCTGCAGAGAGCCTTGGCCTGGGACACAAGCTCCTTATCAGTGGGAGACCGGTCAAAAACCTCCATCACCTCCGCAGCAAAGACTGAGGAACGGCGTAGCACTTCCATCCTTGGCTGCTGAGCACATCAGCGTGCACTTGCCAGAAGGCTGCCCCAGTGCCTTAGACAAGACTCTGCAGGTGCCGTTTAGTAATCCACTGGTCTCTTGatctctcacagcttccagcagCTATTCTCAAAAGGCTAGTCTTTCATTTTACCTGGTGAATTACAGCATCTATAAGTCCACTAGGGTTACAAAGACATAACCCAGAAGCCCAGCCATTACACCTTACAGTGACACTGAAGTCAGTAGTATCATATTTACTAAACATCTGTCTCAGTGCATCTTACAGACAAGGGGCCAAACCTTCCTGTCTTTCAGCGCCTCGTATTTTCACTGGCAGCTGGACCcacagaagagcagcagtttTGAACTACCAAGGTGTTTTCTCTATTCTACTTCAGGCAGCAGTGCTGCAATTACACTTCAGAGAGACTAGAGGGTTAGAACGTGGAAACAATCCATAGAATGTGTAGACAACCTCAGCTTGTTTCGattaaatctggaaaaaaactgAATCCCAAATTCCAGCTACAATAACCTCAACCAGCTGCAGACAGACATTCCAGCTCATGGATCCTTCTGAAGAGACAGCACTGAAGTACTGCAAGAATAGGAATACAGGAGCATTTTAAATGCCTTGCTAGTACTTAGCTTCAAACAGAAAGACTGCTCTTTATTGTACATGTTATTCTCAGTTTAGGTTTTGGTTctgcagcttgtttttttttttaaacttaaaaaaaaaaaaaaaaccaatgtacATACTACTTCTCCACATCTTTTAGCAACAGCAGAGAgagtaaaacagaaaagcaggttCTAAGAAAGTTTTCAGGTGTGAATGCCTAAAGTGACAATTCACAGTTCTTCAGTCGCCCAAATAATTGTGCTGATCTGACTTTTTAAGCCAGTGCTGCTTTTGAAGTCAGAGTCAGATGGCAGTAAATTTATTCCTCAGTCCTCAGTTTTAGCCAATCACTTACAATCATCTATCTTAACTACAATACAGCCAGTTATTTATGCTTTTCccagtgaaaaatatatttacctcTCCTGCTGCACTTTCCCCCCTCTCAGTGATTTCTTTTGGGGGTTGGTTTCATGCGTCTTTGGAAGATCTGCATCAGTGAGCACCTGGTTTAGGATTCAGAGATCCTGTCACACTTCTCCTCTGGAGAGCACCAGCCTTTGCTGCTCCACAGTCCCCGGGGCTCACACCATCTCTACCAGCGTCCGCATCCCGGGTGGCGCTCAACCGGGATCCTGGGGCTTGCTCTGCTGCTTTTAAGGGACCCAGGCAGGCAGAGGACAGCTTCTAGCTTTAGCCTTGTAAGGAAGATGAAATAACTGGGAGGTGGGGTTGCTTCAGCCAGAGAGCAatgctttctcctcccctttcttctctcttaaGGAGGCTCTCCGTAGTTGTGTTGGGTCTTTGCAAAGACGTTGTTCAAGGTGCTCCCTTTGGAGTGAGGGTGGGAGCATAACTTCTAGATGAGGTTACTCGATACAAGAGACACTTTTGATTGCACCACTGAGGTAGGAACAGAAGGTGTTAGCTTCTGTTCAAGATGGAGCCTACAAGATGGACTCTTGTAGTGTCGACGTTGGCCAGTCATTTCCACGCAGTAGCCATGTCCTGTAACTGCTGCACTCGAGTGGGTGGCTATCACACTTCGACAGTGGGCCAGTCCTCAAAGTTCAATCCTAAGTGCCGGAGGTGATTAACAAAGAGAGCTACAATGCAGGGCTTAAGCAAGATGCGCTGCTCACGCAGCTCTTAAGATTCCCCAAAACTATGAGTAGTCCggttaaaaaaattgaaacaagttTGCTGATAGAAAACAATTTGTCCCAACAAAAGTCTCCTGCAGGAACATACCCATTTCATTTCAAtgtgttaaagaaaagaaaaagattttaaatagttTAAGTAAAAAAATTCAATTAGTTCCAATGTATTTAGAAATGAATTTCAACATCAGTTTCTTGTTGCAGCATTATCATATCGACACCACAACTctcagctttgtttctgtttgtacCAATTCAATTCCATAGGTCAAGTAGAAACGTTGGCTTTTTAGGTTCTGATTTGAAACAAAAgaagttttagaaacagaagCGTCCTGCAGAAAAGAAATTCCACCACCGCCAACCATGAGTTGTTCCCAATAAACAACAAGTTGTAGATGACTAACTGGGCGCATGGCTTGTTCAAAATACAGCCTTTCCAAAAGCAGATCAAAAGCAACTGGTAACCATCACCATCTCTTGCCTATTGCCTCTGAGAAAAGACTTGAGGCACGTACATCTCTCCAAGGCATTGATTACCAAAAATAACAAGCACAACCTGCACACTACTGCTGGTCTCAAAATCgaggaataaaaaagaacaaacaaactgCATGTAAAACCTGGTTGTACAATGTATTGATTAGTCTGGCCACAGTCCAACACAAAACTCATGCACAGGCTTAACACAGCGTATGTTTTGGTCTGCCGTTCACTGGACCACTTAAGAGCGCTTTATTCTTTTCAGAAGGAGGCTGCAGTCAAGTGTGTTCTCCCTCCAGATGCACATCCACGTTCTGAGCTGGCTTCTCAGAAAGAAGGGTTAGACACACGCGTATCCAGCAGAAGTCAGGTCAGAACCCTTGGGTTAGCTTTACATGACCATGTTAAGCTGGCAATGGAGCTGATGGTGCCTCTTCAGCACCAGAAATATTTGCTCAACGATTCTCTCAGAAATTTTTTGTTATCTGCTAGCCTTCCTCAAATTTAAATGTAGTCACTAAGACAGAGACCCATCCCACAGAGGCTGAAGTCAAGACTCCAGAGATTCTGTGCTACTGAGCCATCCCTAATCCACCCTTTTTTGCAGAAATGTGGCCTATGGTCTCTCGGAAAGTGATGTTTTTGCCTTCATAATTCTGACAGCTGCAAAATCATTATAAATATGGCTTagcttcctgcagcagctgaTGGCTTGAAATAGTAGCCCTGCTTAAACTGTCTCCACTCAGTAGAGCTCTGGAACAAAGATGAGTGCTTAAATATCACCATTGCTTAACTAATGATAGTTTTGCCAGAATCGAGGCAAATGTGTTAGTACCACAGTGCCTTCCAGTTCTCCTCGGGTGCCAAACACATCCCACATGTTCCATACCCGACTGTCACGGCATTCGGCATCCCGCTCAACTTCTACCATGCAGCATGAGTCAAATATACAAAAACTAAAACATGACGGCTGTGCATAATAAGCCAGATTTTGTATCAAAAAACAGGGCAGCTATTCTACTTCTATTACTTATCTTTGCACTAAAAGATACCACTGTAAGTACAGTGCATGAAACCACAGCATATAGCGTTCAGCTGACCACAGAAGAACACTTGGCCAGTGTTACAGGCCAAGGAGCTAGCAATATAATCTGAGCTCCTTTTTCCATAGGATGTTTTGGCTACATCATTTAGACGCTACAACGTTTAGAGGCTTGATCCAGACTGGAAAA is a window from the Struthio camelus isolate bStrCam1 chromosome 9, bStrCam1.hap1, whole genome shotgun sequence genome containing:
- the BOK gene encoding bcl-2-related ovarian killer protein isoform X1; the protein is MEVLRRSSVFAAEVMEVFDRSPTDKELVSQAKALCRDYINSRLIRAGVSWSKPEYNAPVPGGKLAEVSTILLRLGDELEYIRPNVYRNIARQLNISLHSETVVTDAFLAVAAQIFTAGITWGKVVSLYAVAAGLAVDCVRHAQPAMVHTIVDCLGEFVRKTLVTWLKRRGGWADITKCVVNTDPSLRSHWLVAAICSFGHFLKAIFFVLLPER
- the BOK gene encoding bcl-2-related ovarian killer protein isoform X2; its protein translation is MEVLRRSSVFAAEVMEVFDRSPTDKELVSQAKALCRDYINSRLIRAGVSWSKPEYNAPVPGGKLAEVSTILLRLGDELEYIRPNVYRNIARQLNISLHSETVVTDAFLAVAAQIFTAGITWGKVVSLYAVAAGLAVDCVRHAQPAMVHTIVDCLGEFVRKTLVTWLKRRGGWTSQNVW